The proteins below are encoded in one region of Aquisphaera giovannonii:
- a CDS encoding rhomboid family intramembrane serine protease, which yields MVLPLGDLVPTRIVPVVTYAIITANVLMFLVQENLGERFTYAYACTPWEVTNGEDIDQPVEVGPPVPMRVRDPDDPTGRRILVVRQRQVIEHAPSAIPPWMTLFTCMFLHGGWMHLLGNMLYLWIVGDNVEEVLGPFLYFVVYIACGLAGSLAQIAAAPDSIIPTLGASGAIAGIMGAYVVWFPQNQMRVLLFRIITVLPAVIVIGGWIVLQIVLGAGAFGQMGKSGGVAYLAHVGGAVTGIAVALLFYNRAQYMKARDEAASGWSQYGPPDPYA from the coding sequence ATGGTGCTGCCGCTCGGCGACCTGGTCCCGACCCGGATCGTCCCGGTCGTGACGTATGCGATCATCACGGCCAACGTCCTGATGTTCCTCGTCCAGGAGAACCTCGGGGAGCGGTTCACCTATGCCTATGCCTGCACCCCCTGGGAGGTCACGAACGGTGAGGACATCGACCAACCGGTCGAGGTCGGCCCGCCGGTCCCCATGCGGGTCCGCGACCCCGACGACCCGACGGGCCGGCGCATCCTGGTCGTCCGGCAGCGGCAGGTGATCGAGCACGCCCCCTCGGCGATCCCGCCCTGGATGACGCTCTTCACGTGCATGTTCCTGCACGGCGGCTGGATGCACCTGCTGGGGAACATGCTGTATCTCTGGATCGTCGGCGACAACGTCGAGGAGGTCCTCGGGCCGTTCCTCTATTTCGTCGTCTACATCGCCTGCGGCCTCGCGGGCTCGCTCGCCCAGATCGCCGCCGCGCCGGACTCGATCATCCCCACGCTGGGGGCCTCCGGCGCCATCGCGGGGATCATGGGGGCATACGTGGTCTGGTTTCCCCAGAACCAGATGCGCGTACTCCTGTTCCGCATCATCACCGTGCTGCCGGCGGTCATCGTCATCGGCGGCTGGATCGTCCTCCAGATCGTCCTGGGCGCGGGAGCCTTCGGCCAGATGGGCAAGTCCGGCGGCGTCGCGTACCTCGCCCATGTCGGGGGTGCCGTCACGGGCATCGCCGTCGCCTTGCTCTTCTACAACCGGGCCCAGTACATGAAGGCCCGCGACGAGGCCGCGAGCGGCTGGTCGCAGTACGGCCCGCCCGATCCTTATGCCTGA